The following proteins are encoded in a genomic region of Deinococcus cellulosilyticus NBRC 106333 = KACC 11606:
- a CDS encoding class III lanthipeptide — MQKILKLQTLSRAAEQDAAAWSTASEGCNTITSDEWSTWSEGCTRTKAQLSR, encoded by the coding sequence ATGCAAAAGATTCTGAAACTGCAAACCCTGTCCCGTGCCGCCGAACAAGACGCCGCTGCCTGGAGCACCGCCAGCGAAGGCTGCAACACCATCACCAGCGACGAGTGGAGCACCTGGAGTGAGGGCTGCACCCGCACCAAAGCCCAGCTGAGCCGATAA
- the lanKC gene encoding class III lanthionine synthetase LanKC, whose product MTEQITSTMHEDRLRRVVNRLYVSQEFYEPFERYQPRNHLYDHARAVLPRMWRLVQESFWTHAIPLDASAPVQGWKIHVSATPRNAERILENVIQVCVQEGTAFKFASDYFILAMLNSKACARGSSGKFMTLYPKNETHFKHLIEKLYQALQGEEGPYVLSDKRYKDCKVLYYRYGGIRSIKRFDAGGDATPMILSPTFEEVPDQRNPEFYVPEWTADPFPSEEEDTSEGLKGGRYVITGVMGHSNTGGVYTALDQHTGKTVVIKEARPFTNINPSGNDAIGQLKKEHRLLKKLSGTGLAPEALDYFTEWEHDFLVQELVEGNSLRGYAAKKSKIIRTRIDPEQVKVWFEQLRKLSLGIVRCIHGLHQQGVVFGDLSPNNIMLLSEDSMEVKLIDFEGACESGVDAPVNLFTPGFASQKRKGQEGVSFEDDYFALGSTLLSLMMPLTVVTTIKPDAIRTFTDAVHEDFGIPRKYTDLIVNLTGGHDTYLTLEEVIRVLEDPELQVENRMQILQTPEKVQDVALEQAVEQILAYTRSVATFERKDRLFPNGPHSNNPLSIDHGALGVAYAMHTIEGTVPEKVLQWIKNHDLNPSYVPGLYVGLSGMAWALAELGDLQAAKRVMEHAELHPLLFRSMDLHSGAAGYGLANLQMFHKTGEDHYLQEARMVAEVLQETKHEVNGGYAWSKHSGVYSIGLSHGSSGIALFLLYLHATTGEKTYLEFGEKALAFDLSYAKETEEGTLGFPDNTRSLNTMYPYLKHGSAGVGTVLLRYHQVTGKREYRDLIDKIRGAVTHKYALFPSFFSGLAGLGNYLLDCQQFLKDDSYLPLAHRVAQGILLFGIQKDTGLAFPGDYLHRISTDYATGSAGIALFLHRLKSGQQNFNFLPDHLLESIPAGKNALVLG is encoded by the coding sequence ATGACCGAACAGATCACATCCACCATGCACGAAGACCGCCTGCGCCGGGTGGTGAACCGCCTGTATGTCAGCCAGGAGTTTTATGAGCCTTTCGAGCGGTACCAGCCCAGAAATCACCTGTACGACCACGCCAGGGCGGTTTTGCCCCGCATGTGGAGGCTGGTGCAGGAGTCCTTCTGGACGCATGCCATTCCCCTGGATGCCTCTGCACCCGTGCAGGGCTGGAAGATCCATGTTTCGGCCACCCCCAGAAATGCCGAGAGGATTCTGGAGAACGTCATTCAAGTTTGTGTGCAGGAAGGAACAGCGTTCAAATTCGCCAGCGATTATTTCATTCTGGCGATGCTGAATTCCAAGGCCTGCGCAAGGGGGTCTTCAGGCAAATTCATGACCCTCTACCCAAAAAACGAGACGCATTTTAAGCACCTGATCGAAAAACTCTACCAGGCCCTGCAGGGGGAGGAGGGGCCTTACGTGCTGTCCGACAAGCGTTACAAAGACTGCAAGGTGCTGTACTACCGTTATGGGGGCATCCGGTCCATCAAGCGTTTTGATGCAGGTGGGGACGCCACCCCGATGATCCTCTCCCCCACTTTTGAAGAGGTGCCCGATCAGCGAAACCCAGAGTTTTACGTTCCGGAATGGACGGCTGATCCCTTCCCCAGTGAGGAGGAAGACACCTCTGAGGGCCTCAAAGGGGGCCGTTACGTGATCACCGGGGTGATGGGCCACTCCAACACCGGAGGGGTGTACACCGCCCTCGACCAGCACACCGGAAAAACCGTGGTCATCAAGGAAGCCCGGCCTTTCACCAACATCAACCCCAGCGGGAACGACGCCATCGGGCAGCTGAAAAAAGAGCACCGGCTGCTGAAAAAACTCTCCGGGACGGGTCTCGCTCCTGAAGCGCTTGATTACTTCACCGAGTGGGAGCACGACTTTCTGGTGCAGGAGCTGGTTGAAGGGAATTCCCTGAGGGGTTACGCCGCGAAGAAAAGCAAGATCATCCGCACCCGCATTGACCCGGAGCAGGTGAAGGTGTGGTTTGAGCAACTGCGCAAACTCTCCCTGGGCATCGTGCGCTGCATTCATGGACTGCACCAGCAGGGGGTGGTTTTCGGGGACCTCTCGCCCAACAACATCATGTTGCTCTCCGAGGACAGCATGGAAGTGAAACTAATTGATTTTGAAGGGGCCTGTGAAAGTGGGGTGGACGCTCCCGTGAACCTCTTTACTCCAGGTTTCGCCAGCCAGAAACGCAAAGGCCAGGAGGGGGTCTCTTTTGAGGACGATTATTTCGCTCTCGGCAGCACCCTCCTGTCCCTGATGATGCCCCTCACGGTGGTCACCACCATCAAACCCGACGCCATTCGAACCTTCACGGACGCGGTGCATGAGGATTTCGGGATTCCCAGAAAGTACACCGACCTGATTGTGAACCTCACCGGAGGGCACGACACCTACCTGACCCTGGAAGAAGTGATTCGGGTGCTCGAAGACCCGGAATTGCAGGTGGAAAACCGCATGCAGATTCTGCAGACGCCAGAGAAAGTGCAAGATGTTGCGCTGGAACAGGCGGTGGAGCAGATTCTGGCTTACACCCGCAGTGTGGCGACCTTTGAGCGCAAAGACCGCCTCTTTCCCAATGGCCCCCACAGCAACAATCCCCTGAGCATTGACCACGGGGCTCTCGGTGTGGCTTATGCCATGCACACCATCGAGGGCACAGTCCCTGAAAAGGTGCTGCAATGGATCAAAAACCATGACCTGAACCCCAGTTACGTGCCTGGATTGTACGTGGGCCTCTCAGGGATGGCATGGGCACTCGCTGAACTCGGGGACCTGCAGGCCGCAAAACGGGTGATGGAACACGCCGAACTGCACCCCCTGCTGTTCCGCTCGATGGACCTGCACTCTGGAGCCGCAGGGTATGGCCTCGCCAACCTGCAGATGTTCCACAAAACCGGAGAGGACCATTACCTGCAGGAGGCCCGCATGGTGGCAGAGGTGCTGCAGGAAACAAAACACGAGGTGAATGGAGGGTACGCCTGGAGCAAACACAGTGGCGTCTACTCCATCGGACTCAGCCACGGATCGAGCGGAATTGCCCTGTTCCTGCTGTACCTGCATGCCACCACGGGAGAAAAGACGTACCTCGAATTCGGTGAAAAAGCCCTCGCCTTTGACCTCTCTTACGCCAAAGAGACCGAGGAAGGCACACTGGGCTTCCCGGACAACACCAGGAGCCTCAACACCATGTACCCCTACCTGAAACACGGCAGTGCCGGGGTGGGCACGGTGCTCCTCAGGTACCACCAGGTCACAGGCAAGAGAGAATACCGGGACCTGATCGACAAAATCCGGGGGGCCGTGACCCACAAGTACGCCCTCTTCCCCAGTTTCTTCTCGGGACTGGCCGGACTCGGAAATTACCTGCTGGACTGCCAGCAGTTCCTCAAAGACGACAGTTACCTGCCGCTGGCCCACCGGGTCGCTCAGGGCATCCTGCTCTTCGGCATTCAGAAAGACACTGGACTGGCCTTCCCCGGGGATTACCTGCACCGCATCAGCACCGATTACGCGACGGGCTCGGCTGGCATTGCCCTTTTCCTGCACCGCCTGAAGAGCGGGCAGCAGAACTTCAACTTCCTGCCCGACCACCTGCTGGAAAGCATCCCTGCTGGGAAAAACGCACTGGTGCTGGGCTGA
- a CDS encoding class III lanthipeptide, with product MQKILKLQTLSRAAEQDAAAWSTASEGCNTITSDEWSTWSEGCTRTKAQLN from the coding sequence ATGCAAAAGATCCTGAAACTGCAAACCCTGTCCCGTGCCGCCGAACAGGACGCCGCTGCCTGGAGCACCGCCAGCGAAGGCTGCAACACCATCACCAGTGACGAGTGGAGCACCTGGAGTGAGGGCTGCACCCGCACCAAGGCCCAGCTGAACTGA
- a CDS encoding BTAD domain-containing putative transcriptional regulator, which yields MTGTPTHPWIPRPLRFELARPHLIQKLSETLHVTVVALLAPSGYGKSTLLAQYARSTLRPVVWVSCKEDALDPWQLSEMLLQMAAQQADVQVQTGFTTTLPAATTARRLAAELSRLNTNLDFVFDDVDLMGEEALQWLHAFMGSVGEGHRVLLCAYGPENLRLARFLAEGTALILDTHELAFHPEETASFLQLRGLRFTQEQVHHQLEGWPAGIALYAAGATQHYHPTDLVKEAVGRLPRALQKPLCELAVVRMWSEEVVRQLEIPLPEDWLETLLHAGLPLTPVGNALFKPHQVLLSHLGKELQRDPERLQVLSERAATLLERQGEQGQAYHAYLQARRYTDALRVLEQLVPQLEQQKDFRRLRELLEKLPESCRAHPLTITLAHSLIQTGAIRQGRVLLESLRGQGKLTPEGYAFLASATGRQGNPEQQLQLALEGKNRLQTGERCPRLSWQVASALMTLGRYSEAEPEVESLLQHAEERGTPDELGMALTMQQYLLFAQERYAEQKQVLTRAVRLYDSLGLAAQNIPLLLMLAEIEGLEGQMEAASSHLQQIRRLALEEGSVYLPQITECHATLKFWEDELTTALGLLEDALKQAEDMGLRLFCAQIQYRMCDVLLRQGKPELFQQTLEEAERLGASVPLYGTYRPFFEGVQALQAGQLQEAFALLRQVTERPPERQYLVRALALMLDIAKRLGLDSTPIQSRLDQALAGCTSSPVLQLEQHLRLSAQEVKPEETPPAKPLQGPVLNLRTLGGFAAERDGQVLRISLSRSVEVLVWLAVHGPSTRDSIVDALWEGSSEEKNYDYFRVAVRRLRADLQAVFPEVDNPVPFDGSVYRLSGQLQLQLDLHTIQQAMEQPSAEHLKAALDLYRGDFLPEVETEWASVLREEYREKTIHIGLKLATEKLREHPLEAMTLYRRILKIDPYHQGAYLGVMETAHAIGGIPAAQQAFEHYRTVMEQELFEELDPVVVRKVRDLGVKAH from the coding sequence ATGACCGGGACACCGACCCACCCCTGGATTCCCAGACCGCTCAGGTTTGAGCTTGCCAGGCCCCACCTGATCCAGAAACTCAGTGAGACCCTGCACGTGACGGTGGTGGCCCTGCTTGCCCCGAGTGGTTACGGCAAATCCACCCTGCTGGCCCAGTACGCCCGTTCCACCCTGCGTCCGGTGGTGTGGGTGAGTTGCAAGGAAGATGCACTGGACCCCTGGCAACTGAGTGAAATGCTGCTGCAGATGGCTGCCCAGCAGGCCGACGTGCAGGTGCAAACAGGGTTTACGACCACCCTTCCTGCGGCCACCACGGCAAGGCGGCTTGCAGCGGAACTCTCCCGCCTGAACACCAACCTGGATTTCGTGTTCGATGATGTGGACCTGATGGGCGAGGAGGCCCTGCAGTGGCTGCATGCCTTCATGGGGAGTGTGGGTGAGGGACACCGGGTGCTTCTTTGCGCCTATGGCCCTGAAAACCTGCGTCTGGCGCGCTTTCTGGCTGAAGGAACAGCTCTGATTCTGGACACCCATGAGCTGGCGTTCCACCCCGAGGAGACAGCATCATTCTTGCAACTGAGGGGCCTGCGTTTCACCCAGGAGCAGGTGCACCATCAACTGGAAGGCTGGCCTGCGGGCATTGCCCTGTATGCCGCCGGAGCCACCCAGCATTACCACCCCACCGATCTGGTGAAAGAGGCGGTGGGTCGGCTGCCCCGTGCATTGCAGAAACCCCTGTGTGAATTGGCCGTGGTGCGGATGTGGAGCGAGGAGGTGGTCAGGCAACTGGAAATTCCACTGCCAGAAGACTGGCTGGAGACCCTGCTGCATGCAGGTCTGCCCCTCACTCCAGTGGGGAATGCCCTGTTTAAACCCCATCAGGTGCTGCTCAGTCACCTCGGGAAAGAACTGCAACGTGACCCGGAGCGCCTGCAGGTCCTCAGTGAGCGGGCCGCCACCCTGCTGGAAAGGCAGGGGGAACAGGGTCAGGCGTATCATGCCTACTTGCAGGCCAGACGGTACACCGATGCCCTGAGGGTGCTGGAACAGCTGGTTCCGCAACTGGAGCAGCAAAAAGACTTCCGCCGCCTGAGGGAACTGCTGGAAAAACTCCCCGAATCCTGTCGTGCCCACCCCCTGACCATCACGCTCGCCCACAGCCTGATCCAGACCGGAGCGATCCGGCAGGGCAGGGTGCTGCTGGAAAGCTTGCGTGGGCAGGGGAAGTTGACCCCGGAAGGGTACGCCTTTCTGGCCTCTGCCACTGGAAGGCAGGGGAACCCGGAGCAGCAGTTGCAACTGGCACTGGAAGGGAAAAACCGTCTTCAGACAGGAGAGAGGTGCCCCAGGCTTTCCTGGCAGGTGGCTTCTGCCCTGATGACCCTGGGACGGTACAGCGAAGCAGAGCCAGAAGTGGAGTCCCTGCTGCAACACGCCGAGGAAAGGGGCACCCCCGATGAACTCGGGATGGCCCTCACCATGCAGCAGTACCTGCTTTTCGCCCAGGAGCGGTATGCCGAGCAGAAACAGGTCCTGACCCGTGCAGTGAGGCTTTACGACAGCCTCGGGCTTGCTGCCCAGAACATCCCCCTGCTTCTGATGCTCGCAGAAATCGAGGGCCTGGAAGGCCAGATGGAGGCCGCAAGCAGCCATCTGCAACAGATCCGCAGACTGGCCCTGGAGGAAGGCAGCGTGTACCTCCCCCAGATCACCGAGTGTCACGCCACGCTGAAATTCTGGGAGGATGAGCTTACCACCGCACTTGGCTTGCTGGAAGATGCCCTGAAACAGGCGGAAGACATGGGTCTGAGGCTGTTCTGCGCCCAGATCCAGTACCGCATGTGCGATGTGCTGCTCAGGCAGGGCAAGCCTGAACTTTTTCAGCAGACGCTGGAGGAGGCAGAGCGCCTCGGGGCCTCTGTTCCGCTGTATGGCACCTACCGTCCTTTCTTTGAAGGGGTGCAGGCTTTGCAGGCAGGACAACTTCAAGAGGCTTTTGCGCTTCTCAGACAGGTGACTGAACGTCCACCAGAGCGCCAGTACCTGGTGCGTGCCCTGGCACTGATGCTGGACATCGCAAAACGTCTGGGCCTAGATTCCACCCCCATCCAATCCCGTCTGGATCAGGCCCTGGCAGGCTGCACCTCCTCACCGGTGCTGCAACTGGAGCAGCATCTGCGCCTCTCTGCTCAGGAGGTGAAACCAGAAGAAACCCCACCTGCGAAACCCCTTCAGGGTCCCGTGCTGAACCTGCGCACCCTCGGGGGCTTTGCGGCAGAGCGGGACGGTCAGGTGCTGCGCATCTCCCTGTCCCGCAGTGTGGAGGTGCTGGTGTGGCTTGCCGTGCATGGCCCCTCCACCAGAGACAGCATCGTGGACGCCCTGTGGGAAGGCTCCAGTGAGGAAAAAAATTATGACTACTTCCGGGTGGCCGTGCGACGCCTGCGGGCAGACCTGCAAGCGGTTTTCCCGGAGGTGGACAACCCGGTGCCCTTCGATGGCAGTGTGTACCGCCTGTCCGGCCAGTTGCAACTTCAACTCGACCTGCACACCATCCAGCAGGCCATGGAGCAGCCTTCTGCAGAGCACCTGAAAGCCGCCCTGGACCTGTACCGGGGAGACTTCCTGCCCGAAGTGGAGACCGAATGGGCCAGCGTGCTGCGCGAGGAATACCGAGAGAAAACCATTCACATCGGGCTGAAACTGGCCACCGAGAAACTGCGAGAGCACCCGCTGGAAGCCATGACCCTGTACCGCCGCATCCTGAAAATTGATCCGTACCACCAGGGGGCCTACCTGGGGGTCATGGAAACCGCCCACGCCATTGGCGGCATTCCAGCCGCACAGCAGGCTTTCGAGCATTACCGGACGGTCATGGAGCAGGAGCTCTTCGAAGAGCTTGACCCGGTGGTCGTCAGGAAGGTGCGCGATCTGGGTGTGAAAGCCCACTGA
- a CDS encoding ATP-binding cassette domain-containing protein: MIRLLHYLIGNHKKAFVIAIVWGVLYALAMSILNPLAIKLLFDEAVMKQNFSLFVMVASGSLLLFVGLRLVDYHYRLFKQRLSNRMLLDLALRVTRAYFRIPYARILEKGEGYFVARTYDEVQASVQPTQETILGLFRSAATLLGGLVTILLISWKLTLALALVAPILLKLSRKYGGKIHRDTRAEQERSAELRDVTLKVMQSYKTIRIFQLLSKSMEQYRQRFESYLQANYLRTRNMTVYSALSGVFLSIMEMLVIVAGGYSIMTSNLTFGGLMAFMNAFWLTVNALQSLVDSVPRMAMIRATTTRLMEFEAEAQQEDLPANPAGNLVLQNVEFSYGSQRMLHGVNLNVQAGQRLLIEGPNGSGKSTLAHVLSGLLVPVAGQISLPGRVSAVVEPVNFPGLTLFQLLSQFDADRCENLAARFGLSDLLHHTYGDLSLGQKKKLGVLMCLLKDADCYILDEPLANLDRSSEDTVMEAIFEATAGKTLLVILHGSEKHHARFDGVLRVQQGTVQTHVGQVKDAV; encoded by the coding sequence ATGATCCGTCTGCTTCACTATTTGATCGGCAACCACAAGAAGGCCTTTGTGATTGCCATCGTCTGGGGGGTGCTGTACGCCCTGGCGATGAGCATCCTCAACCCGCTGGCCATCAAACTGCTCTTTGACGAGGCAGTGATGAAGCAGAATTTCTCGCTGTTCGTGATGGTGGCCTCCGGGAGCCTCTTGCTGTTTGTGGGGCTCAGGCTGGTGGATTACCATTACCGGCTGTTCAAGCAGAGACTTTCAAACCGCATGTTGCTGGACCTGGCCCTCAGGGTCACCCGGGCGTATTTCCGCATCCCCTACGCCCGCATTCTGGAGAAAGGTGAAGGGTACTTTGTGGCCCGCACCTACGATGAAGTGCAGGCCAGCGTGCAACCCACCCAGGAAACCATCCTGGGGCTTTTTCGCTCAGCGGCAACGCTCCTTGGGGGTCTGGTCACCATCCTGCTGATCTCCTGGAAGCTGACCCTCGCCCTCGCTCTGGTTGCACCGATTTTGCTGAAACTCTCCCGCAAGTACGGGGGGAAAATCCACCGGGACACCCGTGCAGAGCAGGAACGCAGTGCAGAACTCAGGGATGTGACCCTGAAAGTGATGCAGTCCTACAAGACCATCCGGATTTTCCAGTTGCTCTCAAAATCCATGGAGCAGTACCGGCAGAGGTTTGAAAGTTACCTGCAGGCCAATTACCTGCGCACCAGAAACATGACGGTCTACTCTGCCCTCAGTGGGGTCTTTTTGAGCATCATGGAGATGCTGGTGATTGTGGCGGGTGGGTACAGCATCATGACCAGCAACCTGACGTTTGGGGGCCTGATGGCCTTCATGAATGCCTTCTGGCTCACCGTGAACGCCCTGCAATCCCTGGTGGACAGTGTTCCGCGCATGGCGATGATTCGCGCAACCACCACCCGCCTGATGGAATTTGAGGCGGAAGCCCAGCAGGAGGACCTTCCAGCGAATCCTGCTGGGAATCTGGTGTTGCAGAATGTGGAGTTCTCCTACGGCTCCCAGCGGATGCTGCATGGTGTGAATTTGAACGTGCAGGCCGGGCAACGGCTGTTGATTGAAGGCCCCAACGGCTCTGGAAAGAGCACCCTGGCCCATGTGCTCTCAGGCCTGCTGGTTCCCGTGGCCGGGCAGATCAGTTTGCCGGGTCGGGTGAGTGCAGTGGTGGAACCAGTGAATTTCCCGGGGTTGACCCTCTTCCAGTTGCTTTCCCAGTTTGATGCAGACCGCTGTGAAAATCTGGCAGCGCGGTTTGGTCTCAGTGATCTTCTGCACCACACCTATGGGGACCTGTCCCTGGGCCAGAAAAAGAAACTCGGGGTGTTGATGTGCCTGCTGAAAGACGCCGATTGCTACATCCTGGATGAGCCCCTTGCCAACCTGGACCGCAGCAGCGAAGACACCGTGATGGAGGCCATTTTTGAGGCCACTGCCGGGAAAACCCTGCTGGTGATCCTGCACGGCAGTGAAAAACACCATGCGCGTTTCGATGGGGTGCTCAGGGTGCAGCAGGGAACCGTGCAGACGCACGTTGGGCAGGTGAAAGACGCGGTGTAA
- a CDS encoding phosphotransferase, with the protein MEEPLTGGNMTAVVRIGERVHRSAGPWSSTIQQLLRHVRELGVRWVPEPFGFDSQGREVLEFLEGEVPGYPLPQWVWERENLQQSARMLRAFHDATRGLIHLQGVWQSPVHEPTEVICHNDFAPYNFVFREGKLLGVIDFDTCSPGPAIWDVAYLAYRMVPLTRPETFTGIQFADDEVKERLHLLLDAYGAPFGASDLLEVVEKRLLELAEFSTRQAERKQNPELLEHAALYRADAAHVQNHGLKHWV; encoded by the coding sequence ATGGAAGAACCCCTCACCGGAGGAAACATGACCGCTGTGGTCCGCATTGGAGAGCGTGTTCACCGCAGTGCAGGTCCCTGGAGTTCCACCATCCAGCAGCTTCTCAGGCATGTCCGGGAACTCGGGGTCAGGTGGGTCCCGGAGCCTTTTGGTTTTGATTCCCAGGGCCGCGAAGTGCTGGAATTTCTGGAAGGTGAAGTGCCCGGTTATCCCCTGCCCCAGTGGGTGTGGGAGAGGGAAAACCTGCAGCAGAGCGCCAGGATGCTCAGGGCATTTCACGACGCCACCAGAGGGCTGATTCACCTGCAGGGGGTGTGGCAGAGTCCAGTCCATGAACCCACAGAGGTCATCTGCCACAACGATTTTGCTCCTTACAACTTTGTGTTCCGGGAGGGGAAACTGTTGGGGGTGATCGACTTTGACACCTGCTCACCCGGTCCAGCCATCTGGGATGTGGCTTACCTGGCCTACCGGATGGTCCCCCTCACCCGCCCCGAGACCTTCACGGGAATCCAGTTTGCAGACGATGAAGTGAAAGAACGTCTGCATTTGCTGCTGGACGCTTACGGCGCCCCTTTTGGAGCAAGCGATTTGCTGGAGGTGGTGGAGAAAAGGCTGCTGGAACTTGCGGAATTCTCCACCCGTCAGGCCGAAAGAAAACAGAATCCAGAACTGCTGGAACACGCCGCCCTGTACCGGGCAGATGCTGCGCATGTGCAAAACCACGGGCTGAAACACTGGGTGTGA